The genomic DNA AGCATCATTTAACGCATAACCGTACACTAAAGGGCACCGCTTTCTCGCAAACGTAATGACGACACACTTCTCGACGCACAATTCAAGACCATTCTTCGAGCACCAGGACTGGAACGTGCACAGAGTGGCTTGAAGGCGGAGTTGATCTGACCGGTTGTGGATTGGCAGGAATAGCTTAGCGTCGTCTGCGTATAGTAGGTGGCTGCCAGCAGGGAGCACCCGGGTTACGTCGTTGACGAAGATGACGAACAACAGCGGTCCAAGGTTACTTCCTTGAGGCACCCCCGAAGAAGCATCGATGCGGCGAGACATATGCGATCCCACTTTAACGCGGTATGATCGACCGGCAAGGTATGATCGCATCCAGCCCAGCAGCTGGCAGGGTAAACCAAGCGTCTGGAGCTTGGCGAGCAGCAATGAGTGTGGGACGCAGTCAAAGGCAGCTTTGATGTCCGTGTAAACCGCGTCGATCTGGAATCCGGCATCGATGGTTCTGTGGCAGAGGCTGACGAATTAAAccaggttggtggtggttgagcgCTTAGGGACGAACCCATGTTGACTAGCGCTGATGTAGTTCGAAGCAGCAGCGAGAAGAGGTTCGTACACCAACAGCTCGAAAACCTTAGCGCAGGCACAAAGCGAAGTAACGCCGCTGTAGTTGCAGGCGTTTGACTTGTCCCCCTTTTTGTGCACGGGGACAAGCCACGAGGTTTTCCAGCATggaggaaaaacaaccaaGCTCAACGAATCTCGAAAGATCGAGACTAGAATGAGAGCAACGGTGACAGCACAACGCTTCAGTATCGAAGGTGGGATCCCGTCCGGCCCCGTAGCAAAGAATGGTTTGAAACGATCGATCGCTTTCACCACTCCTGACACATCGATCATCGGCATATTAGGGCTCATGGCACCCAGAGGTATGTTTGCAAGCACGTCCGTTATTTGCTCCTCATCAGTGACTCCTTGGTGATAACTCCTTGGCTTATCTCATACCGACTTTTCTGCGGCAGTGCTAATTTATAGACACTGTCTCATACTGTGTTCACAGTCGGTTGGTTCGATTAAACGTAGGAAGTCGTTTTACTTCATGTAACAAAAGTCTCTTGGGTGCCTAGCTTCAAAAGCCCATTTTTCCTTAAACTCAAGTTTTGTTTCAAGATGATTGAAATATTCCACATTTTTAAATATGACGATGACAGAAAACATTAGCAGAGAATGAGATCAAAACATTGGTTCTGGCTCCCAAAAGAGAACCCGCTATACATTAATGTCCACCGTTCAGCTTGTTGCCATCGAAGGCTGCAGATGGTGCAGACGCCCAGACGATGGTCACATAAATAATCATTGTCGGCGAATTTAAATACATACATTTATAGTTGAAttcagaaacaaaaacacaaattgtCCTTTCTTCACGCCGTAAGAGTATACTAAATGCATACTAAATGAAAACTTTCCATCAATCATTGCATCAAATGGCCTTCGATTAGCGAAAAGCTCACTTCACGTATGATACAGAAAGAAGGCCGGTGCCCATTGTGCTGCCCGCTGACATGTTCCCCCATCCGTATCTGGTTGAGACGTCACGTGCAGCGTAATATGGTGATGTTTCTGTAGATCTATATTACCAATCAGTGCCGTTCGCCGTTTGTTCGAATAGCACATCGAACGCAACCGATCATCGACGTAAATCTGCGAAGAAGAAGGTGGTAAGAGAGTTATCAGTACGATTTGTAATGCGCACCTTCCAACTTACCTCGAAACCAGTGATGCAATGTAGCACACTCTCATCCAAAACGCGCCAGTGAATGACTAGCACATCGGGTGCCACTGCATGACAGGAGTAGATTTCTGTCGGACAGTATGCACCACCCGATCCACACAGTGCTATCGGTTTACGTTGCAGCGGACATTGAGCTAGCGGAGCTGCGGAAGGTGTTTGCGCATGTTTAACGGAGGATTTGCGTCGCGAGCGTCGCTCttcggtctggatgggattcgtaCCTTCGGGAGGTCCTTGCTGGTACTGCTGTCCAGCGACAAGCTGCTGGACCTGATTTCGAATAGCTGTGATATCCGTGTCAATCAATGCTAGCCGATCGTTCGTAACGTGGAAGAGTGCGAGCAATTCTTGCAGCGATTCCGACAACTGTGATTCAGTCGCACCTGCTTTTACCACCGATGTACGCATTTCGACGAGTTGGTCCTCGTTGGAGTCGTCTGTAAGTAAAACTATGGTTACGacaaaatgaattaaatttcGCTTCATTCTCACCTTGACCTTCTGCTTCAGTACCTGGATTAGTGACTTCTTCTACACTCTCATCCTGAATTTCTGCTTCGTTCTCTGAAGACGTACCCGGTTCTTCCGTCTTCACACCATTCCGTGGATCCAACTCTTCCGCCGGACCGGTGACTGAAGTACTCTCCACTTCATCCCTAGCGAACTGTTCGAATATTTTATGTACCGCCGTTGTAACCGGAGCCAACAAATCCTGCAAACAATGCTTTATTTCCTGCAGCAACTGTTCCGCATCTAGCGAGCTGAGCGCCTGCAACTGTTGTTCATAGTGCCCGTTCGCTACCATATCGTGAATCAGCTCACTGACAACCAACTCACCGTCGTCGTGTCGGTGCGTTCCGGACGGAGCGTGAATTACAGTTTCGTCCGACAGCTCGTCACTGCACCCGTCCACCTCGTCCGACAGTCGCTCGATCCGGGTAACGCACTCCATAAATGATTCTACCTCTGCCAGCGATTCGAGCGCAATGATACGGGCCTCGAAAAATACGGCCACGTTAGCCTCGTGGTCACGGATGTTTCCCGCCATCGTCATATACTCGTCCGCTTCCCGTTTTTCCAGCACGCCCGAAATGCTCGTGTGCAGCTGCAGCCGAATGTTGTGGTGGGAGTCGGAATGCTTTAGCTCAATGTTACCGGCATGATTTAGCAGCTGGGCGAACATCTCCAGCGAACGGTCGTTCACCGAACGGTTCGAATCGTCGTTTTCCGCTGCACGGGCAGAAGATTTTTCGAGCGCAATTCGTAACACGTTCTTTACCTCGTTCAACTGTTCCCGATCAGTCTGCTGGCCGTGGAGCTGTTCATCGTCCTCGGTGTACCGTTTGAAGGTGGCTGAAGGATCAGATAGAAGCGGCGGCGGAGGAGCATTAAGAAAGTTCCAAAAACTATTCATCTGATTCACTATCCACACCAGTGCTGACCAAACGCATAGCAGGATGCGCTCTACGAAGCATGTGTACGGTCGGCAAAACGATACCGAAGGTGCCTCGTACCGGTCAATTGCCAGAATGCTGGAAGTGCTGGGAAAAGCTGAGTGCTGTTGCACGGGAGAAGGATCAATCGAGACAACGTTGGGCGCTTGCTGGTCGGTTCGCACGGTAGATGCATCCATCACCCTTCTTATTCCATACTGTAACGCTTCCACAAACCGTTCCGGCTGCTCTATTTCGTGATCCAATTCACAGGACAGCTTTTCCAGCATTCTAAGCACACAGTTCCATGCGTCCTCGTCATTCATCACGGTACGTGCACCGATCGGGTAGCTTCGTATCTCCTCGATCGTATACTGCAACCGGTTCACGATCCGGACCGGATCCTCAAGCTCCTGTGGCATCAGGAGCTCGTCCAGTACGCGCTTAATTTTATCCACCAAGCCAAGCTGCCGAAATTCTTGTCCAATATCCTGCTGGGCGCATTGCAGCACATCCGACAGGACGTGCGAGACAAACTTTAGTACCGTCCCGGTAACCGAAATGTTGCGCAGGATGTACTCCTCCAGTAGCAAACGCAGATTGAGAACGATTTCGGCTGCATGTTGCGTTGCAGGACATTTGATCCAATTTTTGCTCGATCCTTGCACCACCATACCAACGGGTGATTCGTTCGAAAGCCCGAAACTGGATGTGGCGGTCGAAAGATTATCCATTGCGTCGGCGCGCAGTTGATGGGTGTGGATCGGTGTGGCCGTCTCCAATCCGTACTGTTTTCGGCCGGAAGCGGCTTGTGTTTGCATCGAAATCATTTCGTCCGGTTTAGCGAGAAGCTGCCGGTAGGTGGTAAGTATCGCTTGGTTAagttcctcttccgtttcaaCCGCTTCCGCCATCGCACTGGACGTTTTGAGTATGGCCGATGACTGGTCGGAAAACGTTAGCAAGGCTAGCAAATTCTCATCGTTGCCCTGCCGTACGTGTACCCGCGGTTTGGTGACGTTGTCCGCCTCCACCAGACACTCGGCATGGTGGGCAATAAGCGTTTCGATGCTTTGCCGATCATCATGCTCGGTTTTCAATCCTTCCGGCATCGTCCGTTTGTACAGCACCATATCGTTGTCCTTGCTGAAGCATCCGATAAACTCGCTCTCCTGACTGCCATCGGTTACGGTCGGCACAACGATCGACCGACGAGCCGGTCTGTGTGAACAGCCGGGCGCTTCCGTGTCGGTGGCCGCCTCTTCCTCGATTCCGATCACGAACTGTACACTGTTGGCCGCGTTACTGTTGCCGTTGGTATCGTGCACCAGGCTAAACATCGTTTCCGAGTGCTCCATAAAGCCGCGCATCAGCTCCTTGTTGAAGGCGGGATGTGACGCCATCGAACGGATGCTCGGTTGCTTCAGTACGACCAGCTGCTGCTCCTCATCGTTATCATCCATCAGCGCGTGCATTTGTTCCAGTTGCTTCGCTAGTCGATTTTCCAACGATCGTTGCATCAGCACCGTACCGGATCCGAGTGCGGTTCCGATCGTGCCCGGTGAGATGGTTTCGCACGCGACACACTCGCGCGACTCGACACCATCCCGCAACGGGGTCGATGGAAGCTCCACGATCGGATCGGCCGTCCGATGGTGGACGGTCGTGTCACTGTCCGGCGATTCGGAAGAGAAGCTAAGCTCGGACACGGATGATTCCGACACGAGAGTGGTGGTAAAATCTTCGTACGCGGGATACGTGCCGTCGAACATGGTCGGGGTGATGGGCAAATCGTTGATAATGCGATGTGTTTGTTCGTGAACCGGGTTCCCGTCCTGTTGTGGTGCTTGCGCTGGAGGTTTGTTACGCTTCTTCTCCCCCCTGCGGCTGGTACGGCTATCCTGCATGGTTATGATTTGGTAACAGTAATTTAGAATACCGCCTCAAAACGATGACAATATGGCCACTATAAGAGCGGAGCACTGAATCAAAACAGTTTGAACTCCGTACGGATTTGCTCTGTTTACTGCGATGCtagaaacaaaatcaaacaattatGCTAAATGCatcctgaaagtatgcaatccgcgtAACGCCATGTACAGTGAGCGTATGGCATCTAGTAATCAtggcaaacattttttaacCGTCTTGCTGTCACTTACAGGATAGGCAATAACAGGCTAGTACGAGAACAGCATATTGCAGAATTTCAGGCGCATACGATTTAGAACAGGATTGGTCAGTTTAGCCATCGCTAGGGGAGCATGCGTCCAAAAAAGGGAACATCCATATGCGTTGCATCTCTGCTCCTTGGTTCAATCGGTGCTGTAGTAT from Anopheles stephensi strain Indian chromosome 2, UCI_ANSTEP_V1.0, whole genome shotgun sequence includes the following:
- the LOC118506990 gene encoding uncharacterized protein LOC118506990, coding for MQDSRTSRRGEKKRNKPPAQAPQQDGNPVHEQTHRIINDLPITPTMFDGTYPAYEDFTTTLVSESSVSELSFSSESPDSDTTVHHRTADPIVELPSTPLRDGVESRECVACETISPGTIGTALGSGTVLMQRSLENRLAKQLEQMHALMDDNDEEQQLVVLKQPSIRSMASHPAFNKELMRGFMEHSETMFSLVHDTNGNSNAANSVQFVIGIEEEAATDTEAPGCSHRPARRSIVVPTVTDGSQESEFIGCFSKDNDMVLYKRTMPEGLKTEHDDRQSIETLIAHHAECLVEADNVTKPRVHVRQGNDENLLALLTFSDQSSAILKTSSAMAEAVETEEELNQAILTTYRQLLAKPDEMISMQTQAASGRKQYGLETATPIHTHQLRADAMDNLSTATSSFGLSNESPVGMVVQGSSKNWIKCPATQHAAEIVLNLRLLLEEYILRNISVTGTVLKFVSHVLSDVLQCAQQDIGQEFRQLGLVDKIKRVLDELLMPQELEDPVRIVNRLQYTIEEIRSYPIGARTVMNDEDAWNCVLRMLEKLSCELDHEIEQPERFVEALQYGIRRVMDASTVRTDQQAPNVVSIDPSPVQQHSAFPSTSSILAIDRYEAPSVSFCRPYTCFVERILLCVWSALVWIVNQMNSFWNFLNAPPPPLLSDPSATFKRYTEDDEQLHGQQTDREQLNEVKNVLRIALEKSSARAAENDDSNRSVNDRSLEMFAQLLNHAGNIELKHSDSHHNIRLQLHTSISGVLEKREADEYMTMAGNIRDHEANVAVFFEARIIALESLAEVESFMECVTRIERLSDEVDGCSDELSDETVIHAPSGTHRHDDGELVVSELIHDMVANGHYEQQLQALSSLDAEQLLQEIKHCLQDLLAPVTTAVHKIFEQFARDEVESTSVTGPAEELDPRNGVKTEEPGTSSENEAEIQDESVEEVTNPVLLTDDSNEDQLVEMRTSVVKAGATESQLSESLQELLALFHVTNDRLALIDTDITAIRNQVQQLVAGQQYQQGPPEGTNPIQTEERRSRRKSSVKHAQTPSAAPLAQCPLQRKPIALCGSGGAYCPTEIYSCHAVAPDVLVIHWRVLDESVLHCITGFEIYVDDRLRSMCYSNKRRTALIGNIDLQKHHHITLHVTSQPDTDGGTCQRAAQWAPAFFLYHT